A single Comamonas sp. NLF-1-9 DNA region contains:
- the queG gene encoding tRNA epoxyqueuosine(34) reductase QueG yields the protein MVDGDKLLVQIRTWARELGFSQIGVSGVDLSSAEPDFLDWLAKGYHGDLHYMVQHGSKRTRPAELLPGTLSVITARMPYLPRATPADWAARERARLEQPMEGVVSLYARGRDYHKVVRARLNKLCERIAEAVGPFGHRAFSDSAPVLEKELARRSGQGWQGLHSLILSRDAGSMFFLGEIYVDFQLQETAPVSAHCGSCTACIDVCPTQAIVAPGVVDARRCISYLTIENKGAIPEELRPLMGNHIYGCDDCQTVCPWNKYAQKTEIPDFDERAPLVGQQLVDLFLWDEETFLKRTEGGPIRRINHERWLRNVAVALGNALRQASAAQAESIRAALRSRLDHPSALVHEHVVWALKQG from the coding sequence ATGGTGGACGGCGACAAACTGCTGGTGCAGATCCGCACCTGGGCGCGCGAGCTGGGATTTTCCCAAATCGGTGTCTCGGGCGTGGACCTGTCCTCGGCCGAGCCGGACTTTCTCGACTGGCTGGCCAAGGGCTACCACGGCGATCTGCATTACATGGTGCAGCACGGCAGCAAGCGTACCCGCCCGGCCGAGCTGCTGCCCGGCACCTTGAGCGTGATCACCGCGCGCATGCCCTACCTGCCGCGCGCCACGCCAGCCGACTGGGCCGCGCGCGAGCGCGCCCGGCTGGAGCAGCCGATGGAGGGCGTGGTCTCGCTCTATGCCCGCGGGCGGGACTACCACAAGGTGGTGCGCGCGCGGCTGAACAAATTGTGCGAGCGCATCGCCGAGGCGGTGGGGCCGTTTGGCCACCGCGCGTTTTCCGACTCGGCCCCGGTGCTGGAAAAAGAGCTCGCGCGGCGCAGCGGCCAGGGCTGGCAGGGGCTGCATTCGCTCATCCTCTCGCGCGATGCGGGTTCAATGTTCTTCCTGGGCGAGATCTACGTCGATTTCCAGCTGCAGGAAACTGCGCCGGTCAGCGCCCACTGCGGCAGCTGCACCGCCTGCATCGACGTCTGCCCGACTCAGGCCATCGTCGCGCCGGGCGTGGTGGATGCGCGCCGCTGCATCTCCTACCTCACCATAGAGAACAAGGGCGCCATCCCGGAGGAGCTGCGCCCCCTGATGGGCAACCACATCTACGGCTGCGACGACTGCCAGACCGTCTGCCCCTGGAACAAGTACGCGCAAAAGACCGAGATACCCGACTTTGACGAGCGCGCGCCGCTCGTTGGTCAGCAGCTCGTCGATCTGTTCCTCTGGGATGAGGAGACCTTTCTCAAGCGCACCGAAGGCGGCCCGATCCGGCGCATCAACCACGAGCGCTGGCTGCGCAACGTGGCGGTCGCCCTGGGCAATGCCTTGCGCCAGGCGAGCGCTGCGCAGGCCGAGAGCATCCGCGCGGCGCTGCGGTCACGGCTGGATCATCCGAGCGCTTTGGTGCATGAGCATGTGGTTTGGGCTTTGAAGCAAGGTTGA
- a CDS encoding DUF1850 domain-containing protein: MALGICLALAAAAHAAPVFVPGAHFTLAWTHSIEKQRWEEDYLVHAGPPRLEAGAARIRGSAAGMEPPPDARLVDGWYRYQPARWPQTPLRLTRSEFTADFDLCTGGSCRPMAELLPSDGGITLLSPCAQ; the protein is encoded by the coding sequence ATGGCTCTGGGCATCTGTCTGGCACTTGCCGCGGCGGCGCATGCGGCGCCGGTCTTTGTGCCGGGCGCGCATTTCACGCTCGCCTGGACGCATTCGATAGAAAAGCAGCGCTGGGAGGAGGACTACCTGGTGCATGCCGGGCCGCCGCGCCTGGAAGCGGGCGCGGCGCGCATTCGCGGCTCGGCCGCCGGCATGGAGCCGCCGCCCGATGCGCGCCTGGTCGATGGCTGGTACCGCTACCAGCCCGCGCGCTGGCCGCAGACGCCGCTGCGTCTCACCCGCTCGGAGTTCACCGCCGACTTCGACCTGTGCACCGGCGGCTCTTGCCGCCCCATGGCCGAGCTGCTGCCCTCGGACGGCGGCATCACGCTGCTCAGCCCCTGCGCCCAATGA
- a CDS encoding TAXI family TRAP transporter solute-binding subunit: MRWIRTLCCSIGLSAAFMAPGAMAQQTFVNVLTGGQSGVYYPLGVSLAQIYGKTIPNARATAQVTKASAENLNLLQAGRGELAFTLGDALSDAWKGDAEAGFTKKLDKLRGLSATYNNVIQIVANADSGIKTLADLKGKRLSVGAARSGTELNARAILKAAGLSYQDLGKVEYLPFGESVELIKNRQLDATLQSAGLGVASIRDLATSVKIVVVPVPADVVAKVGDPAYQPTVIPANTYTGQTEDVQTAAIPNFLVTHSGLSDELAYEMAKQLYANLETLHAAHNAAKAIKLENAVKGMPVPLHPGAERYYKEVGVIK; the protein is encoded by the coding sequence ATGCGCTGGATACGCACGCTTTGCTGCAGCATCGGCCTGAGCGCCGCCTTCATGGCCCCGGGCGCGATGGCGCAGCAGACCTTCGTCAACGTACTCACCGGCGGGCAAAGCGGGGTGTACTACCCCCTGGGTGTCTCGCTCGCCCAGATTTATGGCAAGACCATACCCAACGCCCGCGCCACCGCCCAGGTGACCAAGGCGTCGGCCGAAAACCTCAATCTGCTGCAAGCGGGCCGTGGCGAGCTGGCCTTCACGCTGGGCGACGCGCTCTCGGACGCCTGGAAGGGCGACGCCGAAGCGGGCTTTACCAAGAAGCTGGACAAGCTGCGCGGCCTCTCGGCCACGTACAACAACGTGATCCAGATCGTGGCCAACGCCGATTCGGGCATCAAGACGCTGGCCGACCTCAAGGGCAAGCGCCTGTCCGTGGGCGCGGCGCGCTCGGGCACCGAACTGAACGCGCGCGCCATCCTCAAGGCTGCCGGCCTCAGCTACCAGGACCTGGGCAAGGTCGAATACCTGCCGTTTGGCGAGTCTGTGGAGCTGATCAAGAACCGCCAGCTTGACGCGACGCTGCAGTCCGCGGGCCTGGGCGTGGCCTCGATCCGCGACCTGGCCACTTCGGTGAAGATCGTCGTCGTGCCGGTGCCCGCCGACGTGGTCGCCAAGGTGGGCGATCCGGCCTACCAGCCCACGGTGATCCCGGCCAATACCTATACCGGCCAGACCGAGGACGTGCAGACGGCCGCCATCCCGAACTTCCTCGTCACGCATTCGGGCCTCTCCGACGAGCTCGCCTACGAGATGGCCAAGCAGCTCTACGCCAACCTGGAGACGCTGCACGCCGCGCACAACGCGGCCAAGGCAATCAAGCTGGAGAACGCCGTCAAGGGCATGCCGGTGCCGCTGCACCCCGGGGCCGAGCGCTACTACAAGGAAGTCGGCGTCATCAAGTAA
- the xerD gene encoding site-specific tyrosine recombinase XerD, which translates to MPSPEPPQPDDAQHPLVDRFADALWLQDGLAANTLQAYRRDLRALAAWLQEQGGDLLQATEAQLNGYFAARHARTRASTANRRLTVFRRFYHWALQQGLVAADPTLRLLAARQPPRLPGTLSQAQVEALLAAPDTATPLGLRDRAMLELMYASGLRVSELVGLKVFQLGLAEGVVRVLGKGSKERLVPLGELAGDWLQRYLGEAREAILAGQQSQDLFVTRRGGAMTRVMFWVLVKKHAASAGITAPLSPHTLRHAFATHLLNHGADLRVVQLLLGHADIATTTIYTHVARERLKQLHARHHPRG; encoded by the coding sequence ATGCCCAGCCCCGAGCCTCCGCAGCCCGACGACGCCCAGCACCCGCTGGTGGACCGCTTTGCCGACGCGCTGTGGCTGCAGGACGGCCTGGCGGCCAACACCTTGCAGGCCTACCGGCGCGATCTGCGCGCGCTGGCCGCCTGGCTGCAAGAGCAGGGCGGCGACCTGCTGCAGGCCACGGAGGCGCAGCTCAACGGCTACTTTGCGGCGCGCCATGCGCGCACCCGCGCCAGCACCGCCAACCGGCGCCTCACGGTGTTTCGGCGCTTCTACCACTGGGCGCTCCAGCAAGGCCTGGTGGCGGCCGACCCGACGCTGCGCCTGCTGGCCGCGCGCCAGCCGCCGCGCCTACCGGGCACGCTCAGCCAGGCCCAGGTGGAGGCGCTGCTGGCCGCGCCCGACACCGCCACGCCGCTGGGCCTGCGCGACCGCGCCATGCTCGAGCTGATGTACGCCAGCGGCCTGCGGGTGAGCGAGCTCGTGGGCCTGAAGGTTTTTCAGCTCGGGCTAGCCGAAGGCGTGGTACGGGTGCTGGGTAAAGGCAGCAAGGAGCGCCTGGTGCCGCTGGGCGAGCTCGCCGGCGACTGGCTGCAGCGCTATCTGGGCGAGGCGCGCGAAGCCATTCTCGCCGGCCAGCAGAGCCAAGATTTGTTCGTGACGCGCCGCGGCGGCGCAATGACGCGCGTGATGTTCTGGGTGTTGGTGAAAAAGCATGCGGCCAGCGCCGGCATCACCGCGCCGCTGTCACCGCACACGCTGCGCCACGCCTTTGCCACCCATTTGCTCAACCACGGCGCAGACCTGCGCGTGGTGCAGCTGCTTCTCGGCCACGCCGACATTGCCACCACCACCATCTACACCCATGTGGCGCGCGAGCGCCTCAAGCAATTGCACGCGCGCCACCATCCGCGCGGCTGA
- a CDS encoding EAL and HDOD domain-containing protein translates to MTESAASTAAAQADNAIVIARQAILDSQRAVFGYELFDRSTGAHEHTAATDAAVLFNALSYAGSENLIGRNTVFINCTHDSLVGAHLELIHPQKVVLEVPVLGPQASSEEIESKVGVLQALRERGFRIALDQNALRKAYAAWLPLAHFIKLDMLAFKPELSEPLVKFARASCPKATLVAEKVETPEQYERMAALGVTLFQGYWFAKPTEVKAKTLRPSQAVILQLINLVRKQGEIDEIEQLLKKDPTLSFNLLRFINSSGFGLSMEITSFRHAVMILGLKKLFRWAALLLTTSRNTGTPLAVGQTAVVRGRLMELLAAEMLPPEEADNAFVVGVFSLLDVMLGVPLERALESVSLPESVVDALLHHKGVFAPFLELTRACESGDDEAFARAAGQLHMSGHQINMAHMQALTWADDLLAGNA, encoded by the coding sequence ATGACTGAATCTGCCGCAAGCACCGCCGCCGCGCAGGCGGACAACGCCATCGTCATCGCCCGCCAGGCCATCCTGGACAGCCAGCGCGCCGTCTTTGGCTACGAACTGTTCGACCGCAGCACCGGCGCGCACGAGCACACCGCCGCCACCGATGCGGCGGTGCTGTTCAACGCCCTGTCCTACGCCGGATCGGAAAACCTCATAGGGCGCAACACCGTCTTCATCAACTGCACGCACGACAGCCTGGTGGGCGCGCACCTGGAGCTGATCCATCCGCAGAAAGTGGTGCTCGAGGTGCCGGTGCTCGGCCCGCAGGCGAGCAGCGAGGAGATCGAGAGCAAGGTCGGCGTGCTGCAGGCGCTCAGGGAGCGCGGCTTTCGCATTGCGCTGGACCAGAACGCGCTGCGCAAGGCCTACGCCGCCTGGCTGCCGCTGGCCCACTTCATCAAGCTGGACATGCTGGCTTTCAAGCCCGAGCTGAGCGAGCCGCTGGTGAAGTTTGCGCGCGCCTCCTGCCCCAAGGCCACGCTGGTGGCCGAGAAGGTGGAAACGCCCGAGCAGTACGAACGCATGGCGGCGCTGGGCGTGACGCTGTTTCAGGGCTACTGGTTCGCCAAGCCCACCGAGGTCAAGGCCAAGACGCTGCGGCCCTCGCAGGCGGTGATCCTGCAGCTCATCAACCTGGTGCGCAAGCAGGGCGAGATCGACGAGATCGAGCAGTTGCTCAAGAAAGACCCGACGCTGTCCTTCAACCTGCTGCGCTTCATCAACTCCTCGGGCTTCGGGCTGTCGATGGAGATCACCTCGTTTCGCCATGCGGTGATGATTCTTGGCCTGAAGAAGCTGTTTCGCTGGGCCGCGCTCTTGCTCACCACCTCGCGCAATACCGGCACACCGCTGGCGGTGGGCCAGACCGCAGTGGTGCGCGGGCGCCTGATGGAGCTGCTGGCCGCCGAGATGCTGCCGCCCGAGGAGGCGGACAACGCCTTCGTGGTCGGCGTGTTCTCGCTGCTGGACGTGATGCTCGGCGTGCCGCTGGAGCGCGCGCTGGAGAGCGTGTCGCTGCCCGAGTCCGTGGTCGATGCGCTGCTGCACCACAAGGGCGTGTTCGCGCCCTTCCTGGAGCTCACGCGCGCCTGCGAATCAGGCGACGACGAGGCCTTTGCGCGCGCCGCCGGCCAGCTGCACATGTCGGGCCACCAGATCAACATGGCGCACATGCAGGCACTCACCTGGGCCGACGACCTGCTGGCCGGCAACGCCTGA
- a CDS encoding EAL and HDOD domain-containing protein has translation MTDTSASTTASQGALSGAMIARQAIMNGRQTVVGYELLDRSHGRSDHTAASDVLVMFAALSHAGAEELVGKSLLFVNCTHESLSGGHLELVNPEKIVLEIPSLGLAAADEVQARQPLLAALRERGFHLAFNQTVLESAYAPWLPLADFIKLDLSVLPADQATVLINYAQRSSKAELIAEKIETAQQYDMVSSLGVELFQGYWFARPALVQTKLLSPQQAHIVELLNLVRRQASTDEIEEVLKKDAGLAFNLMRLINSAGLGLHHEVSSFRQAVMLLGLKKLFRWAALLLTAARHGGPPPAVGQTAVVRGRFMELLAQEFLDAEQADEAFLVGMFSMLDQMLGMPLDKALQLLGLPGTIVNQIEHHEGRLGQLLLLVRACETNDDSDFYSALQNTPLTSQQVNMAHLQALAWSDQMCEL, from the coding sequence ATGACCGACACCTCCGCAAGCACCACGGCCAGCCAGGGCGCCCTGAGCGGGGCCATGATCGCGCGCCAGGCGATCATGAACGGCAGGCAGACCGTGGTGGGCTATGAGCTGCTGGACCGCTCGCACGGCCGCAGCGACCACACCGCAGCGAGCGACGTGTTGGTGATGTTCGCCGCCCTCTCGCACGCCGGCGCCGAAGAGCTGGTGGGCAAGTCGCTGCTGTTCGTCAACTGCACGCACGAAAGCCTCTCGGGCGGGCACCTGGAGCTGGTCAACCCCGAGAAAATCGTGCTCGAGATCCCGTCGCTCGGCCTGGCCGCGGCCGACGAGGTGCAGGCGCGCCAGCCGCTGCTCGCCGCGCTGCGCGAGCGCGGCTTTCACCTGGCTTTCAACCAGACGGTGCTGGAATCGGCCTACGCGCCCTGGCTGCCGCTGGCGGACTTCATCAAGCTCGACCTGTCGGTGCTGCCCGCCGACCAGGCGACGGTGCTGATCAACTACGCGCAGCGCTCGAGCAAGGCCGAGCTGATCGCCGAAAAGATAGAGACTGCGCAGCAGTACGACATGGTCTCCTCGCTCGGCGTGGAGCTGTTTCAAGGCTATTGGTTCGCACGCCCGGCGCTGGTGCAGACCAAGCTGCTCAGCCCGCAGCAGGCGCACATCGTGGAGTTGCTCAACCTGGTGCGCCGCCAGGCCAGCACCGACGAGATCGAGGAAGTGCTCAAGAAGGACGCAGGCCTGGCCTTCAACCTCATGCGCCTGATCAATTCGGCCGGGCTGGGTCTGCACCATGAGGTCAGCTCGTTTCGCCAGGCGGTGATGCTGCTCGGGCTCAAGAAGCTGTTTCGCTGGGCGGCGCTCTTGCTCACCGCCGCGCGCCACGGCGGCCCGCCGCCGGCCGTGGGCCAGACCGCGGTGGTGCGCGGGCGCTTCATGGAGCTGCTGGCGCAGGAGTTCCTGGACGCGGAGCAGGCCGACGAGGCCTTCCTCGTGGGCATGTTCTCCATGCTCGACCAGATGCTGGGCATGCCGCTGGACAAGGCGCTGCAACTGCTCGGGCTGCCTGGCACCATCGTCAACCAGATCGAGCACCACGAGGGGCGCCTGGGCCAGTTGCTGCTGCTGGTACGCGCCTGCGAGACCAACGACGACTCCGACTTCTACAGCGCACTGCAAAATACCCCGCTTACCAGCCAGCAAGTGAACATGGCCCATCTGCAGGCGTTGGCCTGGTCCGACCAGATGTGCGAGCTGTGA
- a CDS encoding TRAP transporter permease: MSDPDIEHVPLRGAAFWVAVLFSSFQIWTAAFQPMSSQVIRAIHVGFVIWLVLILYPPFKGAPAPLARIGRVAGWALGLLGFVCSFYYWIFESDLTARAGEIVGWDWFVGIVMLALVFEATRRAMGWGLPVICGIFLAYGLFGEHLPGLLTHRGYGADQILSTLSFGTEGIFGTPTYVSSTYIYLFILFGAFLEQAGMIDLFTDFAMGTVGHTKGGPAKVSVISSALMGTINGSGVANVVTTGQFTIPLMKRFGYAPAFAGGVEATASMGGQIMPPVMGAVAFIMAETINVPYVDIVKAAVIPAMLYFFTAFWMVHLEAGRKGLLGLPKDECPNPWTAVRQRWHLLLPLIGLVWLLFAGYTPMFSGTIGLALTVVLIFGSAVLTGVRRTTLRVVFWVLLGLACAGFFQFGVGTFFVVTALLVALTYLRRTGQDARKLAINALADGARHALPVAAACAIVGVIIGVINLTGVAAELGGQVIAIGENNLFLALFFTMLICLVLGMGIPTIPNYIITSSLAAPVLLKLGVPLLVSHMFVFYFGIMADLTPPVALAAFAAAPIANESGMKIGFQAVRIAIAGFIVPYMAVYDPALMAQSTSVLAIAWVTFKAIVAVGFWGAGAIGYLRGRLNWFERLFAIAAACLLVAAVPWTDEAGMACCALFIVWHWWRTRARPVALQA; the protein is encoded by the coding sequence ATGAGCGATCCGGACATCGAACATGTGCCGCTGCGCGGCGCCGCCTTCTGGGTGGCGGTGCTGTTTTCCAGCTTTCAGATCTGGACCGCGGCCTTCCAGCCCATGTCCAGCCAGGTGATACGCGCGATCCACGTAGGCTTCGTGATCTGGCTGGTGCTGATCCTCTACCCGCCGTTCAAGGGCGCACCGGCGCCGCTGGCGCGCATCGGGCGCGTGGCCGGCTGGGCGCTGGGCTTGCTTGGCTTTGTCTGCAGCTTTTACTACTGGATCTTCGAGTCCGACCTGACGGCGCGCGCCGGCGAGATCGTCGGCTGGGACTGGTTCGTCGGCATCGTCATGCTGGCGCTGGTGTTCGAAGCCACGCGCCGCGCCATGGGCTGGGGCCTGCCGGTGATCTGCGGCATCTTCCTGGCCTACGGGCTGTTTGGCGAGCACTTGCCGGGGCTGCTCACGCACCGCGGCTATGGCGCTGACCAGATCCTGAGCACGCTGTCCTTCGGCACCGAAGGCATCTTCGGCACGCCGACCTACGTCTCCTCGACCTACATCTATCTGTTCATCCTGTTCGGCGCCTTCCTGGAGCAGGCCGGGATGATCGATTTGTTCACCGACTTCGCCATGGGCACCGTGGGCCACACCAAGGGCGGGCCGGCCAAGGTGTCGGTGATCTCGTCGGCGCTGATGGGCACGATCAACGGCTCGGGCGTGGCCAACGTGGTGACCACGGGACAGTTCACCATTCCCTTGATGAAGCGCTTTGGCTACGCGCCCGCGTTTGCCGGCGGCGTGGAGGCCACGGCCAGCATGGGCGGGCAAATCATGCCGCCGGTGATGGGGGCTGTGGCCTTCATCATGGCCGAGACCATCAACGTGCCGTATGTGGACATCGTCAAGGCCGCGGTGATTCCGGCCATGCTCTACTTCTTCACCGCCTTCTGGATGGTGCACCTGGAGGCCGGGCGCAAAGGGCTGCTGGGCCTGCCCAAGGACGAATGCCCCAACCCCTGGACGGCGGTGCGCCAGCGCTGGCATCTGCTGCTGCCGCTGATCGGGCTGGTGTGGCTGCTGTTTGCCGGCTACACGCCGATGTTCTCCGGCACGATCGGCCTGGCGCTCACCGTGGTGCTGATCTTCGGCTCGGCCGTGCTCACGGGTGTCAGGCGCACCACGCTGCGCGTGGTCTTCTGGGTGCTGCTGGGCCTGGCCTGCGCGGGCTTCTTCCAGTTTGGCGTGGGCACCTTCTTCGTGGTGACCGCGCTGCTGGTGGCGCTGACTTACCTGCGCCGCACCGGGCAGGACGCGCGCAAGCTGGCGATCAACGCGCTGGCCGACGGCGCGCGCCACGCGCTGCCGGTGGCTGCGGCCTGCGCCATCGTCGGCGTGATCATTGGCGTGATCAACCTCACCGGCGTAGCGGCCGAACTGGGCGGCCAGGTGATCGCGATCGGCGAGAACAACCTCTTCCTCGCGCTGTTCTTCACCATGCTGATCTGCCTGGTGCTGGGCATGGGCATACCGACCATCCCCAACTACATCATCACCAGCTCGCTGGCCGCGCCGGTGCTGCTCAAGCTGGGCGTGCCGCTGCTGGTGTCGCACATGTTCGTCTTCTACTTCGGCATCATGGCCGACCTCACGCCGCCGGTGGCGCTGGCCGCGTTTGCCGCGGCGCCGATTGCCAACGAAAGCGGCATGAAGATCGGCTTTCAGGCGGTGCGCATCGCGATCGCCGGCTTCATCGTGCCCTACATGGCGGTCTACGACCCGGCGCTGATGGCGCAGAGCACGAGCGTGCTGGCGATCGCCTGGGTGACGTTCAAGGCCATCGTCGCCGTGGGCTTCTGGGGCGCGGGCGCGATCGGCTACCTGCGCGGGCGGCTCAACTGGTTCGAGCGGCTGTTTGCGATTGCCGCCGCCTGCCTGCTGGTAGCGGCCGTGCCCTGGACGGACGAAGCCGGCATGGCCTGCTGCGCGCTGTTCATCGTCTGGCACTGGTGGCGTACGCGCGCGCGGCCGGTGGCGCTGCAGGCCTAG
- a CDS encoding AEC family transporter, which produces MNVAALLLPDFSLILAGWLICRFTPLNRSVWHPLERLVYYLLFPILLFLSIVKSPIEVGPASSLIAAGLLLSCGGIALSWSLPHLPLLARHIAPREHAGAAQVAFRFNSYIALALASRLAGEAGSQAVAILIGVCVPLINVAAVWPMARQSESRVLHELARNPLIIATVSGLAFNLAGLALPGWLTPQLQRVGATAVPLGLMAVGAGMHWGQLQNSRVLTAGVLAIRHVLMPLWAWVLARLLGLGTVQASVLIAFAALPTASSCYVLAVQMGYRGPYVAGLITLSHIVALASLPLALRFLS; this is translated from the coding sequence ATGAACGTCGCTGCGCTGCTGCTGCCGGATTTTTCCCTAATCCTCGCGGGTTGGCTGATCTGCCGCTTCACGCCGCTCAACCGCAGCGTCTGGCATCCGCTGGAGCGGCTGGTGTACTACCTGCTGTTTCCCATCCTGCTGTTCCTGTCTATCGTCAAGAGCCCGATCGAGGTAGGCCCCGCTTCCAGTCTGATTGCTGCGGGCCTGCTGCTGAGCTGCGGCGGCATCGCGCTGTCCTGGAGCCTGCCGCACCTGCCGCTGCTGGCGCGCCACATCGCGCCGCGCGAGCATGCGGGCGCGGCGCAGGTGGCGTTTCGCTTCAACTCCTACATCGCGCTGGCGCTGGCCTCGCGCCTGGCGGGCGAAGCGGGTTCGCAGGCCGTGGCCATCCTGATCGGGGTGTGCGTGCCCCTCATCAACGTGGCCGCCGTCTGGCCCATGGCGCGCCAGAGCGAAAGCCGAGTGCTGCACGAGCTGGCGCGCAACCCCTTGATCATCGCCACTGTCTCTGGCCTGGCATTCAACCTCGCGGGCCTTGCGCTGCCCGGCTGGCTCACGCCGCAACTGCAGCGTGTGGGCGCCACTGCGGTGCCGCTGGGCCTGATGGCGGTGGGCGCAGGCATGCACTGGGGCCAGTTGCAAAACAGCCGGGTGCTGACGGCGGGCGTGCTCGCCATCCGCCATGTACTGATGCCGCTGTGGGCCTGGGTGCTGGCGCGGCTGCTGGGGCTGGGCACGGTGCAGGCCAGCGTGCTCATCGCCTTTGCCGCCCTGCCTACCGCATCGAGCTGCTATGTGCTGGCGGTGCAGATGGGCTACCGCGGGCCGTATGTGGCGGGGCTGATCACGCTGTCGCACATCGTGGCGCTGGCCAGCCTGCCTTTGGCTTTGCGGTTTCTCTCCTGA
- a CDS encoding ferritin-like domain-containing protein: MELRSRALHLLGLTDIEEKPALTLALQARTATLEIATETVFTEPPDLPGHPARPVLVEHTALGRRSPATARGRAALIHAICHIEFNAINLALDAIWRFAGMPRAYYLDWLSVAAEEARHFSLLREHLRVHLGHDYGDFAAHQGLWSMCEKTAGDIVARMALVPRTLEARGLDATPQIQRKLRQVGTPDALAACDILELILREEIGHVAIGNHWYHWLCRRDGLQPLTHYAQLAARHGAPRAKPPLNLAARQAAGFSDEELRWLSQPSD, from the coding sequence ATGGAGTTGCGCAGCCGCGCCCTGCACCTGCTGGGCCTGACCGATATTGAAGAAAAACCGGCTCTAACGCTTGCCCTGCAAGCGCGAACAGCTACGCTTGAGATAGCAACCGAGACGGTGTTCACCGAGCCGCCCGACCTGCCCGGCCACCCCGCGCGGCCCGTGCTGGTAGAGCACACCGCGCTGGGCCGGCGCTCGCCCGCCACCGCCCGCGGGCGCGCGGCGCTGATCCATGCAATTTGTCATATCGAGTTCAATGCGATCAACCTCGCGCTCGATGCGATCTGGCGCTTTGCCGGCATGCCGCGCGCGTATTACCTGGACTGGCTGAGCGTCGCCGCCGAGGAAGCGCGCCACTTCAGCCTGCTGCGCGAGCACCTGCGCGTGCATCTGGGCCACGACTACGGCGACTTTGCCGCGCACCAGGGGCTGTGGAGCATGTGCGAGAAGACCGCGGGCGACATCGTCGCGCGCATGGCCCTGGTGCCGCGCACGCTGGAAGCGCGCGGCCTGGACGCAACGCCGCAGATCCAGCGCAAGCTGCGCCAGGTCGGCACGCCGGACGCGCTTGCGGCCTGCGACATCCTGGAGCTGATCCTGCGTGAGGAAATCGGCCATGTCGCCATCGGCAACCACTGGTACCACTGGCTGTGCCGGCGCGACGGCCTGCAGCCTCTGACCCACTATGCGCAGTTGGCCGCACGCCATGGCGCACCGCGCGCCAAGCCGCCGCTGAACCTGGCGGCGCGCCAGGCCGCGGGCTTCAGCGACGAAGAGCTGCGCTGGCTGAGCCAGCCCTCGGACTGA